The Alphaproteobacteria bacterium CG11_big_fil_rev_8_21_14_0_20_39_49 region GGAATGTTGCAGGGCTAAGGGGGTCAAATGCCGCTCCCATATCTATAAGGATAAGTTCCGTTACCTGCCTTACGATACTTTGTTCAATAGAAGTGTAGGGACGACCTTCAATCCTTATCGGGCGATTGGATTTTCTGCCGCCGAACAGAACATCAACCATCGAATAAACGATAGAGCCGTTATATGTAACCAGAGCAAGGTTTTCCCACTCTATTGCCTTAAATACCGAAAGTATCGCAGGCATGGGTATTGAGTTTACGTAATCACCGAACCTAAGTGATGTAATTGAGTGAATATCAACATCAACGTTATCGGAAGTGAAGTTGCGTAAAGAGGTGGAAAGCATTCTGACGAACCTGTCGAACACCACTTCAAGCATCGGGAAACGCTCATAAGAAAGCAATGCCTTATCAAGCATGGCTTCAATGCCCGTCTTCTTTTCATGAGCGGGGGCTGCACTAAAACCCAGAAGATTATCTATCTCGTCCTGAGACAGAGCTTTGGAGTCATCGCCACCGCTTGCCATAGCTTCCATGGCTGCCGCCATTTCCTCTTCTGTTTGTTGCCCTTCTTCTGCCATAAATTAAATTTAAACTCTTAATGTTAACGCAATTTGTACGTTTAACTTATTGTAAACCTATTGTACTAATATTTCCTTAAACAAAATGTCATTTATTTTAGCAGGGTAAACTATTTTGTTTATTCTCAGTAAAAGTTCTTCCCTTAAGCGATAAAGACCGGCGGAGCCTTGCAAGTCTTCTTGACGTAATTCCCTGAGATAAACCTGAAAGCTATCTCTTATTCTCGGCATTTTTGATTCAACGAGAGGTATTTGCGATTCACCTGCAAGCTCAAGGGATACGGTCATTTTTAAAAAGCTCGGTCTTTTGCTGCCGACATTTAGGTTTGCAATGAATTCTTCCATATCGTAGAAAACGGTTTTTTCAATTACGCCGTCTTCACCTACAATTTCTTCACCCTCTCTTATTTCGCCGCTGCTTACTTCTATTTTATTATTAAAAAATCCCATAAAATATGCGGCAGCACCACCACCTCCGGCTAAGAGCAATACGAAGATAATTATTATAAGCTTAAGTTTACCGCCTTTCTTTTTCTTCTTTTTTCCGCCATCTTCTCCGTCTTCCCCATTGGCTTCGTCAGCTTCATTTTCGGAGGTATCTTCGTCCTTTTGCCCTTCGAGATTCTCTTCTTCTTCAGCCATTAATTACCTATCAGTTTAGATTAAAGAGATGTAAAATAACACAATTACACAAGCTTAATCATATGCATATATAGCATAATTCTCAATAGAAAAACACTAAATATAGTTAGTTTTTTTGTATGTGTGTCCAAATTGTTGTGGATAATAATAGTGATGGTGCTAAGTGGCGGTGATAAGGGATTGCGGTTAGGCAAAATTTTCTGTTATTAGGAGAAAAAAGTGCCGTTTACGGGTGTTTTTTGTGTGAAATAAAAATCTTAAAATTAATTAGCCACTGGAAATAAAGGGGTTTTTGAAACTGGCATGGAAAATGCTTAGTAGTTAGGTGCAATTTATTTTAGCATGTAGGCTAAAGCGGTATTTTTGACAATGGGTTTTTGATACCAAAATTGGCAGGTAGCCCGAAAACTAAAAGAACGGTTTA contains the following coding sequences:
- a CDS encoding flagellar basal body protein FliL, which translates into the protein MAEEEENLEGQKDEDTSENEADEANGEDGEDGGKKKKKKGGKLKLIIIIFVLLLAGGGGAAAYFMGFFNNKIEVSSGEIREGEEIVGEDGVIEKTVFYDMEEFIANLNVGSKRPSFLKMTVSLELAGESQIPLVESKMPRIRDSFQVYLRELRQEDLQGSAGLYRLREELLLRINKIVYPAKINDILFKEILVQ
- a CDS encoding flagellar motor switch protein FliM, with translation MAEEGQQTEEEMAAAMEAMASGGDDSKALSQDEIDNLLGFSAAPAHEKKTGIEAMLDKALLSYERFPMLEVVFDRFVRMLSTSLRNFTSDNVDVDIHSITSLRFGDYVNSIPMPAILSVFKAIEWENLALVTYNGSIVYSMVDVLFGGRKSNRPIRIEGRPYTSIEQSIVRQVTELILIDMGAAFDPLSPATFQFERIETNPRFATIAHPSDTVVLLQLRVDMEERGGNIEVMFPLVTLEPIKKLLTQTFMGESFGKDSIWELHLGKEIYNTDVVVKAILGKKKTTMEKLMKLKVGDTIILDNKASEDIDLTCEGIRVLKGKIGKVEEDVAIAVSEVINKNMRERD